In the genome of Halalkalicoccus subterraneus, the window ACACGAACATCGCGGCGTTCATGGATCGCTACGACATCGCCGACTACGAGGCGCTCATCGAGCGTACGTGTACCGATATCGAGTGGTTCTGGGACGAACTGATCGACTACCTCGGGATCGAGTTCTACGAGGCCTACGACGCGGTGCGCGACGACAGCGGGACGCACCACGCCCCGGAACGGGCGAGCGGTGAAGCCGCGAGCCGCGGGGGCCCGCAGTTCACCGACTGGTACCCCGGCGGACGACTCAACGTCGCGCATAACACGGTCGATCGCCACGCCGAACCCGACAACGAGACCCGGAACGAGGTCGCCTGCATCTGGGAGGGCGAACCGGGCGAGGTCAGGCAGGTCACGTATCACGACCTGTATCGGCAGGCCAATCAGGTCGCCAACGCCCTCGAAGCCCGTGGCGTCGGGACGGGCGATACCGTCGGGCTGTACATGCCGATGGTGCCCGAGGTGATCTCCATTCTGTATGGCTGTTTCAAGGTCGGTGCGATCGCGGTCCCGATCTTCTCGGGGTTCGGCACCGACGCCACCGCCACGCGGATCGCCGACAGCGAGCCCTCCGTCCTCTTTACCGGCGACGGTTTCTACCGGCGGGGCAGCGAGGTCCGCCTGAAGGCATCGGCGGACGCGGCCATCGAACAGGCGGGCCACGTCGAGCACACTA includes:
- a CDS encoding AMP-binding protein yields the protein MDSPGEGEIVHTPTEEFAANTNIAAFMDRYDIADYEALIERTCTDIEWFWDELIDYLGIEFYEAYDAVRDDSGTHHAPERASGEAASRGGPQFTDWYPGGRLNVAHNTVDRHAEPDNETRNEVACIWEGEPGEVRQVTYHDLYRQANQVANALEARGVGTGDTVGLYMPMVPEVISILYGCFKVGAIAVPIFSGFGTDATATRIADSEPSVLFTGDGFYRRGSEVRLKASADAAIEQAGHVEHTIVYERLGADYDRTERDETWAEAIETESDEYETKSLPSDQESMLLYSSGTTGKPKGIVQTHAGVGVQCPKEVHFGMDLKPADRFFWVSDIGWMMGPWTLIGTHTFGGTVV